From the genome of Kaistella daneshvariae, one region includes:
- a CDS encoding polysaccharide biosynthesis/export family protein, with protein sequence MMNRKLLLAFVGIVFFFYSCKTRDKADELNYMQNAEQIATAAAASSQPKTIQKGDQLVIFVTAKNMEVVKPFNQEYYSSQNSISTTPSSTNATEKTYLVNSDGNIDFPILGTIHTTDKTLEEVKEELTQRITAYVKNPTVTVRLANFKVTVLGEVKAPGQYTLSDINPTLLSAIGLAGDLTMYGKREDVLVVRNVNGQPTKERLNLLDANFANSPFFYLKQGDVIYVSSNETKAKIARQDPNTSIYLTVAGTIIGLAGIFITIFKK encoded by the coding sequence ATGATGAACAGGAAATTACTGTTGGCATTTGTCGGGATTGTATTCTTTTTTTATTCGTGCAAGACACGAGATAAGGCCGATGAGCTGAACTACATGCAAAATGCAGAACAGATTGCTACTGCCGCTGCCGCCTCTTCCCAACCTAAAACGATTCAAAAGGGAGATCAGTTGGTTATTTTTGTTACGGCGAAAAATATGGAGGTGGTAAAGCCTTTTAATCAGGAATATTATTCTTCACAAAATTCCATTTCTACCACGCCTTCAAGCACCAATGCCACCGAAAAAACGTATTTGGTAAATTCTGATGGCAATATTGATTTTCCCATTCTGGGTACTATTCATACCACCGATAAAACTTTAGAGGAAGTAAAAGAGGAACTTACACAACGTATCACCGCTTACGTGAAAAATCCAACAGTCACCGTGCGTTTGGCAAATTTTAAAGTAACGGTTTTGGGGGAAGTAAAAGCTCCGGGGCAGTATACGCTTTCAGACATTAATCCGACCTTGCTAAGCGCTATCGGTCTTGCAGGAGATCTTACCATGTACGGAAAAAGAGAAGACGTTTTGGTAGTTCGAAATGTGAATGGGCAACCAACCAAGGAAAGACTGAATTTATTGGACGCCAATTTCGCGAATTCTCCCTTTTTTTACCTAAAACAAGGTGATGTAATTTATGTTTCATCGAATGAAACCAAAGCAAAAATCGCACGGCAGGATCCCAATACCAGTATTTATCTTACGGTCGCAGGAACAATCATCGGACTTGCAGGTATTTTCATTACGATTTTCAAAAAATAA
- a CDS encoding nucleoside-diphosphate sugar epimerase/dehydratase, whose protein sequence is MNIRKRIQNKIYSGDNLVTISDIRYLPRWVILVLDVCILAVAIYFSCYIIERLTFGAEDVFYNDVHMYLLIISIAVFFMFMFRTYAGIIRHSTFIDLFKLFLAIFSTTLVVGLVTFGYFLIEGKRLIYMSIPFLVLFSASSFILLFLFRLTVKEFFHIVREFRRSSTKKRILVLGISEQSVAIARAVLDNPNLPYQIAGFVTQRTDSKRASLLGKPIYSRERIEKSTKQALVIDGILLMKEMLTKEEMNSWVNLFLEKDLQIFKAPTLQKLRSNEDGNLKSLQIEDLLNRKPIKIENEEVKKRHFGKTILVTGGAGSIGSEIVRQVALFEPELIVVLDQAETPLYEIELEMRETYPMLAFKFVLADISNKHRIEPLFQKYQFSMVYHAAAYKHVPLIEENPHEAILVNILGTKNLCTLASQYKVNRFVMVSTDKAVKPTNVMGASKRTAELLVQALQNTKNNETKFITTRFGNVLGSNGSVIPHFKKQIENGGPVTITHPEIVRYFMTIPEACDLVLQAGTMGQGGEIFVFDMGEPVKIIDLATRMIKLSGYEPNIDIKIIYTGLRPGEKLYEELLSDDAKTMPTHHEKIMISKDPTMDFAAIDRFSNQIIRATMRREKVEVVQILKDIVPDYKSNNSIYEVLDK, encoded by the coding sequence ATGAATATTCGTAAACGTATACAAAATAAGATTTACAGCGGCGACAACCTGGTTACGATATCAGACATCCGGTATTTACCGCGATGGGTTATTTTGGTGCTGGATGTCTGTATTCTGGCTGTAGCTATCTATTTTTCCTGCTATATTATTGAGCGTCTGACTTTTGGTGCGGAAGATGTGTTCTATAATGATGTGCACATGTACCTTCTCATTATCTCTATAGCGGTCTTTTTTATGTTTATGTTCCGCACCTATGCGGGAATTATCAGGCACTCTACTTTTATTGATTTATTCAAACTTTTTTTAGCCATTTTTTCCACTACGTTGGTGGTTGGTCTGGTGACTTTCGGCTATTTTCTCATAGAAGGCAAACGGCTTATTTATATGTCTATTCCGTTTCTGGTGCTTTTTTCTGCAAGTTCTTTTATTTTGCTGTTTCTTTTCCGATTAACAGTAAAAGAATTTTTTCATATTGTTCGGGAATTCCGTCGCAGCAGCACAAAGAAAAGGATTTTGGTACTGGGAATCAGCGAACAGTCTGTTGCTATTGCGCGTGCGGTCCTCGATAATCCCAATCTGCCGTATCAAATTGCCGGTTTCGTAACACAGCGTACCGATTCTAAAAGGGCCAGCCTTTTAGGTAAACCCATTTACAGCCGCGAACGTATTGAAAAAAGCACGAAGCAAGCTTTGGTGATTGACGGTATCTTGCTGATGAAAGAAATGCTCACCAAAGAGGAAATGAATTCCTGGGTGAATTTATTTTTAGAAAAAGACCTGCAAATCTTTAAAGCGCCAACTTTGCAAAAGCTGCGAAGTAATGAAGACGGCAACCTGAAGTCTCTTCAGATTGAAGATTTGCTGAACCGAAAACCAATAAAAATTGAGAATGAGGAGGTAAAAAAACGACATTTTGGTAAAACCATCCTGGTAACAGGTGGCGCCGGTTCAATTGGCAGTGAGATTGTTCGGCAGGTCGCATTATTTGAACCTGAACTCATCGTAGTTCTGGATCAGGCCGAAACGCCGCTTTACGAAATAGAACTGGAAATGCGCGAAACCTATCCAATGCTTGCCTTCAAATTCGTTTTAGCAGATATTTCAAACAAACACCGGATTGAACCGCTTTTCCAAAAATATCAGTTTTCCATGGTTTACCATGCTGCGGCTTATAAGCATGTTCCGCTGATTGAAGAAAATCCGCATGAGGCGATTTTGGTAAACATTTTAGGGACGAAAAACCTGTGCACTTTAGCATCCCAGTACAAAGTGAACCGATTTGTTATGGTTTCCACCGACAAAGCGGTAAAACCAACCAACGTAATGGGCGCAAGCAAACGCACCGCAGAGTTGCTTGTTCAGGCACTTCAGAATACAAAAAATAACGAAACAAAGTTTATTACAACAAGATTTGGTAACGTCTTAGGTTCGAACGGGTCTGTTATTCCACATTTTAAAAAACAGATAGAAAACGGCGGTCCGGTTACCATCACGCATCCGGAAATCGTACGGTATTTTATGACTATTCCCGAAGCATGCGACTTGGTTTTACAAGCCGGAACAATGGGGCAGGGTGGTGAAATTTTTGTTTTTGATATGGGAGAACCCGTAAAAATCATCGATTTAGCAACCAGAATGATCAAGCTTTCAGGCTATGAACCTAATATTGACATTAAAATAATTTATACCGGCTTGCGACCTGGCGAAAAACTTTATGAAGAATTGCTAAGCGACGACGCTAAAACAATGCCGACACACCACGAAAAAATTATGATCTCTAAAGATCCAACAATGGATTTTGCCGCGATCGACCGGTTTTCAAACCAAATTATCCGCGCTACCATGCGGAGAGAGAAAGTGGAGGTCGTACAGATTTTGAAAGATATTGTACCTGATTATAAAAGCAACAATTCAATTTACGAAGTATTGGACAAATAG
- a CDS encoding DegT/DnrJ/EryC1/StrS family aminotransferase — protein sequence MKEKIWLSSPHMGGREMKYIQDAFAENWIAPLGPNVNGLEQDLEKFLDQQAHVAALSSGTAALHLSLILLGVEPGDYVICQSLTFSASANPIAYIGAKPIFVDSEEDTWNLCPVAVEEAIKFAISEGKKPKAIIAVALYGISYKVDEITALSKKYDIPVIEDSAEALGSMYKNQKCGTFGDLGVLSFNGNKIITTSGGGALTLKDKEFKKKAVFLSTQAKDDAPHYEHTSIGYNYRMSNICAGIGRGQMEVLNDRVEQRRAMHSFYKQLFENNPHITLHEEPSEDYFSNYWLSVVQINRSSPVTVSEMMHRFQQENIETRPIWKPMHLQPVFHDEAYFGGNVAERLFNNGLCLPSGSNLTDRDRERIEKVMYQIFA from the coding sequence ATGAAAGAAAAAATCTGGCTATCATCTCCTCATATGGGCGGGCGCGAAATGAAATACATTCAGGACGCTTTCGCGGAGAACTGGATCGCACCGCTGGGTCCCAATGTAAACGGGCTGGAGCAGGATCTTGAAAAATTTTTAGATCAGCAAGCACACGTTGCCGCGCTAAGTTCGGGTACCGCGGCCCTGCATCTGTCGCTGATTCTATTGGGTGTGGAACCAGGTGATTATGTAATTTGCCAAAGTTTAACCTTTTCTGCATCAGCTAACCCAATTGCGTATATTGGTGCAAAACCTATTTTTGTTGACAGCGAAGAAGACACTTGGAATCTGTGCCCGGTTGCTGTAGAAGAAGCGATAAAATTTGCCATTTCAGAAGGTAAAAAACCAAAAGCAATTATTGCAGTTGCTCTTTACGGAATTTCTTATAAAGTTGATGAAATTACCGCACTCTCCAAAAAATATGACATTCCCGTCATTGAAGACAGTGCAGAAGCCTTGGGCAGTATGTACAAAAACCAAAAGTGCGGAACGTTCGGAGATTTGGGGGTATTAAGCTTTAACGGCAATAAAATTATAACCACATCCGGTGGGGGCGCTTTGACACTTAAGGACAAGGAGTTTAAAAAGAAAGCCGTTTTTCTTTCTACTCAGGCTAAGGATGATGCGCCACACTATGAGCATACAAGCATTGGTTACAACTACAGAATGAGTAATATTTGTGCTGGTATTGGGCGTGGTCAGATGGAAGTATTGAATGACAGAGTGGAACAGCGCCGTGCAATGCATTCATTTTATAAGCAACTGTTCGAAAATAATCCGCATATCACACTTCATGAGGAACCAAGTGAAGATTATTTTTCAAATTATTGGTTAAGCGTAGTGCAGATTAACCGTTCTTCACCGGTAACTGTTTCGGAAATGATGCACCGTTTTCAGCAGGAAAATATTGAAACTCGCCCAATCTGGAAGCCAATGCACTTACAGCCAGTGTTTCACGATGAAGCCTACTTTGGCGGTAACGTTGCCGAAAGACTGTTTAACAACGGGCTTTGCTTGCCTTCCGGCTCGAATTTAACCGATCGCGACCGTGAAAGAATTGAAAAGGTGATGTATCAAATATTCGCATAA